The genomic stretch GATCAGATTATCGGCTTAGAAATTGGTGCTGATGACTACATTGCTAAGCCGTTTAGCCCACGCCAATTAATGGCGCGTATCAAAGCATTGTTACGCCGCGTTCAAGTGGTGGATGACAAACCCAATGATGCACTGCCAAAGCAAATCATTTTTGGTGATTGGACGCTCGATACGCTCGCACATCGAATTTCCCACAATGAAAGCTCAGAAGAGATGGACTTGTCGGGCAGTGATTTCTCATTGTTAATGTTGTTCCTTACTCGCCCTAATGAAGTGTTAGACCGAGATACTATCTCTTTCGCCACTAGAGGCCGTGAAGCGTTGCCTTTTGAGCGTGGCATTGATGTGCAGCTTAGTCGCCTGAGAAGCCGATTGGGTGACAGTGGTAAATATCCTCACTACATCAAAACCATGCGTGGTAACGGCTACATTCTGGCTGTGCCTGTGCATTATGAGCACTGAGCAAGAAGTCCTTATGAAGTGGTTGAGAAGTTTAAAGCCAAATTCCTTGGTTGCTCGAACCTTGTTATTAACCTTGTTGGCGGTGGTCATCGCTCAAGGTATCGCAACCTCTATTTGGTATAGCGAATCTAAACATAAAGAACTGGAAGGAATTCGTTCGGCCTCATCGAGCATGGCTAACATGTTTGCTTCAACGGTGACTTTTTTTCAGTCTCTGCCAGTCAAATATCGCCATATCGTATTAGACCAAATTCGAAATATGGGCGGGACGCGTTTCTTCGTCTCTTTTAATAAAGAGGCGTTGATTGTTGAACCGATCCCCGATACCCGCTTAAAAACCGCATCGATAGAAGCCATAGAAAGTGTGTTGAGTAACAAGCTTAATAAAGTGGAATCAGTACGTGTCGATTTCTCTCGTCCAGAGCATCTTCGTTTGCTTAAAAATGACATCTATTTGAGCGATCTCCCGCGATCGTGGGCACATCATACATTAACCTTAGAGCCTCTTAATCCTCCGATTCTGGTTGTTCAAATTGAATTAGCCAGTCATGAATGGGTGTACATTGCCGCACTGCTGCCTGCACCTTACGTAAAACTGGATGACACTATTCTTGGCCGTGAACAGGTGATCTTCTTGCTCTCTTCAACGCTGATTCTACTGGTGTTGACCTACTTAATGATTCGCCGCCAAGTTCGCCCACTTAAAAAGCTAGCAAGGGCGGCTAATGAAATGAGCATGGATATTCAACAGCCGCCGCTTAACGAAGAGGGGGCAACTGAACTGGTTACGGCGACTCGGGCTTTTAATCGAATGCAGCAACGTATTCGTCGTTATGTGGCCGACCGAGAACACCTTTTTTCTGCTATCTCTCATGACTTGAAGACGCCAATTACCCGTTTAAGGCTTCGAGCTGAGCTATTGGAAAGTGAGGTCAAGAAAGACAAGTTCAACAAGGATTTAGATGAGCTTGAAATGATGGTCAAGGGCGCGTTACAAGCGGTAAGAGATACTGACCTTCACGAAAACAACGCCATTATCGATCTCAATGAGATGATGCTCTCTGTGATTGAACTGCATAACCAAAATCAAACCTTGGTTGAGTTTGAGCCTACTGTGGTTGAACCGTTAGTCGCCAAGCCACTAGCGATTAAACGTGTGCTCACCAATCTTATCGACAACGCTGTGAAATATGGAACATCAGCTGAGGTCGATATCAGCAGTGATTCGGTGTGGGTTATCGTGACGATTCAAGACCACGGCAAAGGTATTCCTGAAGATAAACTTGAACTGGTGTTTGAACCATACTTTAGGCTTGCTACCGACGACCAAGGACACGGTTTAGGGCTCGGGATCTGCCGAAACATCCTGCACGGACACGGCGGAGATCTCATTATTCGTAACTCCCCTCAAGGCGGCTTAGAGGCCAAAGTCTATATCCCTAGAGGCCTAGAAGTGTAATGTAACAATTGTGTTACACTGGGCTTACCTTTTGTTTCAATCCTAAAAATCAAAATAAGTAGACTCTTTATTGAACCGGACGTCGAGTCCGCTAAACATGGAAGATAATAATGAAAATCAATAAAACCCTACTTACTCTATCTCTTCTTGCTGCCTCAACATTTTCTCAAGCTGGTGAAGTGGAAGTGCTCCACTGGTGGACTGCCGGTGGCGAAGCAAAATCCGCTGCGGTACTGAAAGAGATGATTGAAGAACAAGGCCATACATGGAAAGACTTTGCAGTGGCTGGTGGCGGCGGTGAAAGTGCGATGACCGTTTTGAAAACGCGAGCAGTGTCAGGCAACCCACCGTCTGCAGCGCAGATCAAAGGTCATGATATTCAAGAGTGGGGTGGTTTAGGTTTTCTAACGTCTCTCGATGCAACAGCAAAACAAGAGCAGTGGGATGAACTACTGCCAGAAGTTGTCACTAAAGTGATGAAGTGGGACGGCGAATATGTAGCGGTTCCTGTTAACGTCCACCGTGTTAACTGGCTTTGGGCTAACCCTGTCGTATTAGAAAAATCAGGTGTGACGGTTCCAACCACATTAGACGAATTCTTCGTGGCGGCAGACAAGATCAAAGCAGCAGGCTTTATTCCTCTGGCTCACGGTGGTCAACCTTGGCAAGACGCGACAGTCTTCGAAGCGGTAGCACTTGATGTACTAGGCAGTGAAGACTACAACAAAGCGTTCGTTGATCTTGATATGGACGTGTTATCTGGCGACAAAATGGTGGAAGTGTTCACTAAGTTTAAAAGGATGCGCGATTACATCGACAGCAACTCGCCAGGTCGTGATTGGAACGTCGCAACCTCAATGGTTATCAATGGCGAAGCTGCAATGCAAATCATGGGTGACTGGGCGAAAGGTGAGTTTACTGCAGCAGGCAAAGTGCCGGGTAAAGACTACATCTGTGCGCCAGCTCCGGGTACTGACGGTCAATTTACCTTCAACATCGATAGCTTTGCGTTCTTTGAGTTAAGTGACAAAGAGAACCAAAAAGCGCAGCAAGATCTAGCGAAAACCATTCTTACTAAAGATTTCCAAGAAGTCTTCAATCTGAACAAAGGTTCTATCCCTGTACGTCTAGATATGGACATGTCTAAGTTCGACCAATGTGCGTTGGATTCAATGGCAACCTTCAAAGCGAGTGCGAAGTCTGGCGATCTTGTTCCGAGTATGGCTCACGGCTTAGCGACGACAAGTTACGCTCAAGGCGCTATCTATGATGTAGTGACCAACTTCTTCAATGAGAAAGATGCCGATCCAAAAGAAGCGGCAGCTAAGTTAGCAAAAGCAGTGAAAGCGGCTATCTAATCTCATTTGGTTTAACACCAAACCCCCAGGGTGGGTAGGCTCGTAGGGAGCCTATCTGCTCTTCATTCCCAATTCTAATATGCGTGATGCTGATGTGGTGCCGAGAGGTAAGCCATCGGCTCGATTGTGCAACAAGGATAAGTTATGGAGCATGTTTTGACTGAGTCGACTCCAAAACCCACAAGGAGCCAGCCTGCGCCCAAGCCTAGCTTTGCTGACAGGTTGCAACATTGGTTACCCAAGATTGTACTGGCGCCGACCGCGTTAGTGACCGTGGTGTGTATCTACGGCTATATATTCTGGACGGCGGCGCTGTCGTTCACGAATTCTCGATTTTTACCGAGCTTCAACTTTGTCGGTTTAGCTCAATATGAAAAACTGATGGACAACGATCGCTGGATAACCTCAATCACCAACCTCGGTGTGTTTGGTTTTCTGTTCATGGCGATTGCTATCTTGTTAGGTGTGGGTTTGGCGGTATTGCTTGACCAGAACATCCGGCAAGAAGGCGCGATTCGTACCATCTATTTATACCCCATGGCTTTGTCATTCATCGTGACGGGTACAGCTTGGAAATGGATTCTCAATCCGGGGCTTGGTATTGAAAAATTGATGCAAGATTGGGGCTTCACCGACTTCAAATTCGATTG from Vibrio pomeroyi encodes the following:
- a CDS encoding response regulator, producing MPTNTRILVVDDDQEIRELLEEYLTKSGFDVSSVGDGVELETHLQSQGYPDLILLDVMLPGDDGFTLCQRVRKQSNVPIIMLTAVSDETDQIIGLEIGADDYIAKPFSPRQLMARIKALLRRVQVVDDKPNDALPKQIIFGDWTLDTLAHRISHNESSEEMDLSGSDFSLLMLFLTRPNEVLDRDTISFATRGREALPFERGIDVQLSRLRSRLGDSGKYPHYIKTMRGNGYILAVPVHYEH
- a CDS encoding ABC transporter substrate-binding protein — encoded protein: MKINKTLLTLSLLAASTFSQAGEVEVLHWWTAGGEAKSAAVLKEMIEEQGHTWKDFAVAGGGGESAMTVLKTRAVSGNPPSAAQIKGHDIQEWGGLGFLTSLDATAKQEQWDELLPEVVTKVMKWDGEYVAVPVNVHRVNWLWANPVVLEKSGVTVPTTLDEFFVAADKIKAAGFIPLAHGGQPWQDATVFEAVALDVLGSEDYNKAFVDLDMDVLSGDKMVEVFTKFKRMRDYIDSNSPGRDWNVATSMVINGEAAMQIMGDWAKGEFTAAGKVPGKDYICAPAPGTDGQFTFNIDSFAFFELSDKENQKAQQDLAKTILTKDFQEVFNLNKGSIPVRLDMDMSKFDQCALDSMATFKASAKSGDLVPSMAHGLATTSYAQGAIYDVVTNFFNEKDADPKEAAAKLAKAVKAAI
- a CDS encoding carbohydrate ABC transporter permease encodes the protein MEHVLTESTPKPTRSQPAPKPSFADRLQHWLPKIVLAPTALVTVVCIYGYIFWTAALSFTNSRFLPSFNFVGLAQYEKLMDNDRWITSITNLGVFGFLFMAIAILLGVGLAVLLDQNIRQEGAIRTIYLYPMALSFIVTGTAWKWILNPGLGIEKLMQDWGFTDFKFDWLVDSEMSVYTLVIAALWQSSGFVMAMFLAGLRGIDSSIIKAAQIDGASLPTIYLKIILPCLRPVVFSAVIITSHIAIKSFDLVTAMTAGGPGYSSDLPALFMYAHSFTRGQIGLGAASAMMMLAGILAILVPYLYSELREKKS
- a CDS encoding ATP-binding protein, whose amino-acid sequence is MKWLRSLKPNSLVARTLLLTLLAVVIAQGIATSIWYSESKHKELEGIRSASSSMANMFASTVTFFQSLPVKYRHIVLDQIRNMGGTRFFVSFNKEALIVEPIPDTRLKTASIEAIESVLSNKLNKVESVRVDFSRPEHLRLLKNDIYLSDLPRSWAHHTLTLEPLNPPILVVQIELASHEWVYIAALLPAPYVKLDDTILGREQVIFLLSSTLILLVLTYLMIRRQVRPLKKLARAANEMSMDIQQPPLNEEGATELVTATRAFNRMQQRIRRYVADREHLFSAISHDLKTPITRLRLRAELLESEVKKDKFNKDLDELEMMVKGALQAVRDTDLHENNAIIDLNEMMLSVIELHNQNQTLVEFEPTVVEPLVAKPLAIKRVLTNLIDNAVKYGTSAEVDISSDSVWVIVTIQDHGKGIPEDKLELVFEPYFRLATDDQGHGLGLGICRNILHGHGGDLIIRNSPQGGLEAKVYIPRGLEV